A single window of Aspergillus flavus chromosome 4, complete sequence DNA harbors:
- a CDS encoding putative extracellular aspartic endopeptidase (unnamed protein product) has protein sequence MRFLLSFLITLSIACSVLSLPSGSKSQLKGRSFKVERVRRGNEPVHGPTALRRAYEKFGIVPTDLGIDLDDFEPIMTKHAVVEKKDVTEPDQKGAVSASSVLGDAAFVSPVIIGGQKVVLNFDTGSADFWVMNTELPAEAQKGRTVYNPSNSSTFKKMEGATFNISYGDASYAYGGVGTDTVNVGGAIVKDQAIGIPDTVSSAFIEDTTSNGLVGLGFSSLNTVKPKQQKTFFDNIADSLQEPVMTASLKANGVGEYEFGILDHDKYQGDIANVSVDSSKGFWQFELGKFAVADGDIQTIKENPTAIADTGTSLMLLSQEVVDAYYAKIEGAIYASSASGYIYPCNASLPSISVAIGSNHLATVPGNLINFSEVGINKTTGGKVCFGGVQSNQGSSMQILGDVFLKAFFVVFDLRGPSLGVASPK, from the exons ATGAGATTTCTTCTGTCTTTCCTGATTACCTTGTCGATCGCCTGTAGTGTGCTTTCACTTCCATCGGGCTCAAAGTCTCAACTCAAAGGCAGGTCCTTTAAGGTTGAGCGGGTACGACGCGGAAATGAGCCTGTCCATGGCCCAACTGCTTTGCGCAGAGCATACGAGAAATTCGGCATTGTCCCAACGGACCTTGGAATCGATCTGGATGATTTCGAACCCATAATGACGAAACATGCTGTCgttgagaagaaagatgTCACCGAGCCGGACCAAAAAGGTGCTGTTAGTGCTTCCTCGGTCCTGGGGGATGCTGCATTTGTCTCTCCTGTCATCATCGGCGGTCAAAAAGTTGTCCTGAACTTTGACACCGGCTCTGCTGACTT TTGGGTGATGAATACGGAGCTCCCAGCAGAAGCTCAAAAGGGTCGTACAGTGTATAACCCTTCCAACTCTTCCACGTTTAAGAAAATGGAGGGAGCTACTTTCAACATCTCTTATGGTGATGCCTCGTATGCGTACGGTGGCGTGGGTACGGACACTGTCAACGTGGGGGGTGCCATTGTCAAAGACCAAGCCATTGGCATTCCGGATACGGTATCCAGCGCGTTCATTGAAGACACCACCTCAAACGGTTTAGTGGGACTGGGATTCTCATCTCTCAATACCGTCAAGCCTAAGCAGCAGAAAACCTTCTTCGACAACATCGCCGACAGTTTGCAGGAGCCTGTTATGACTGCGTCCCTCAAAGCCAACGGCGTTGGCGAGTACGAATTCGGCATACTCGATCACGACAAATACCAGGGCGACATTGCAAACGTGAGCGTGGACTCCTCTAAGGGATTTTGGCAGTTCGAATTGGGGAAGTTTGCTGTTGCGGATGGAGATATACAAACCATCAAAGAGAATCCTACGGCCATTGCGGACACTGGAACCTCGCTTATGCTGCTCAGCCAAGAAGTGGTGGACGCTTACTATGCAAAGATTGAAGGTGCGATTTATGCTAGCAGTGCCAGCGGTTACATTTATCCCTGCAATGCCTCGCTGCCGAGTATTTCAGTTGCAATAGGATCCAACCATCTGGCGACAGTTCCAGGCAATCTGATCAATTTCTCCGAGGTTGGTATCAACAAGACGACCGGTGGAAAGG TTTGCTTCGGAGGCGTTCAATCTAACCAAGGTTCCTCAATGCAAATCCTTGGAGACGTGTTCCTGAAGGCCTTCTTTGTGGTATTCGACTTACGGGGACCTTCGCTGGGAGTTGCATCCCCCAAATAG
- a CDS encoding 3' exoribonuclease family, domain 1-domain-containing protein, which yields MTDRRRINGPPSGTRPAVFASSLNSASDIATGRPQRQRQPNELRKIFLKTGLIPSASGSAYLEYEPSASLAAARSSPKSLIPPSSALKLACTVHGPKPLPRSATFSPNLVLTTHIKYAPFAARKRKGHIRDASERDLGVHLETALRGVIVAERWPKSGLDITITILEAEDDRWWGDAPDSHDAPWGMMNVLAGCITAASAAISDARIDCLDLIAGGVAAIVADESEDGEAKPKLMLDTDPAEHKAILSACVVAYMSSRDEITEIWLKGDSSKALLGPDDKRSGHEALLDGAVDAARGAHSVLAEAVRESAERFAGLAPGGGATQ from the exons ATGACTGACCGAAGAAGAATCAATGGGCCGCCCAGCGGCACGAGGCCTGCAGTTTTTGCCTCGTCTCTAAACTCCGCCTCCGATATTGCGACTGGCCGACCACAACGTCAGAGGCAACCTAATGAATTGCGGAAAATCT TCTTGAAAACTGGCCTCattccttctgcttctggaTCCGCCTATCTTGAATATGAACCTTCGGCTTCTCTCGCCGCCGCACGCTCGTCACCCAAGTCTCTCATCCCCCCCTCCTCAGCATTGAAACTCGCCTGCACAGTCCATGGACCGAAACCGCTTCCTCGCTCTGCTACGTTCTCCCCCAACCTAGTCCTTACAACTCACATCAAATATGCTCCGTTCGCCGCCCGCAAGAGGAAAGGACATATCCGCGATGCCAGCGAACGAGATCTTGGAGTACACCTAGAGACCGCCCTGAGAGGGGTGATTGTCGCTGAGCGGTGGCCGAAGAGTGGACTCGATATCACTATCACCATCCTAGAAGCAGAAGATGACCGTTGGTGGGGCGATGCGCCCGACTCTCATGATGCTCCATGGGGAATGATGAATGTTCTTGCTGGATGTATTACCGCTGCGTCTGCTGCCATCTCAGACGCTCGTATTGATTGCCTTGATCTCATTGCTGGCGGTGTGGCTGCTATTGTGGCCGACGAATCAGAAGACGGCGAAGCCAAGCCGAAGTTGATGTTAGACACAGATCCAGCGGAACACAAGGCCATATTGTCCGCATGTGTGGTCGCTTATATGTCTTCCAGAGATGAAATTACAGAGATTTGGCTCAAGGGAGACAGCTCAAAGGCGCTGTTAGGACCCGATGATAAGCGCTCTGGACACGAAGCACTGTTAGATGGTGCTGTGGATGCTGCTCGGGGGGCACATTCCGTCCTGGCAGAGGCTGTCAGAGAGTCTGCGGAGCGCTTTGCGGGTCTGGCTCCTGGGGGAGGTGCTACACAATAA
- a CDS encoding porphobilinogen deaminase, dipyromethane cofactor binding domain-containing protein: METSPTPQPPLRIGTRRSNLAMVQAEGIRNCLQKIAPGRSFEIEALRTLGDRDQLTALYNFGAKSLWTTELEEKLNAGELDVIVHCLKDMPTSLPDSCELAAIPPRDDPRDALIVKAGLPYTSLKSLPEGAVLRRLYPHLRFANLRGNVETRLAKVDNSDSEYTCMVMSAAGLERVGLEHRISQYLGSKDGGILHAVGQGALGLEIRKGDRKMQELLGQLADQRSTLACLAERSLMRTLEGGCSAPIGVETEWISAGALSIHAIVVSLDGTKSVEDTIVSNVKTVEEATALGKELAARLVKAGAGEVLNNINANRPPKN, encoded by the exons ATGGAAACATCTCCGACACCTCAGCCGCCACTCCGGATCGGGACCCGACGATCCAACCTGGCCATGGTCCAGGCGGAGGGCATTCGGAATTGCCTGCAAAAGATTGCCCCGGGTCGATCGTTTGAAATTGAAGCCCTCCGCACGCTGGGTGATCGAGACCAGTTAACGGCGCTGTATAACTTCGGTGCCAAGAGTCTCTGGACTACAGAGCTAGAGGAAAAGCTCAATGCCGGCGAACTGGATGTCATTGTGCACTGTCTAAAAG ACATGCCAACGAGCCTTCCCGACTCCTGTGAGCTCGCAGCTATTCCGCCCCGTGATGATCCCCGGGATGCCTTGATCGTGAAGGCTGGCCTGCCCTACACGAGCTTGAAGAGCCTCCCCGAGGGCGCCGTG CTCCGCCGTCTCTATCCCCATCTCCGCTTTGCCAATCTCCGCGGCAATGTAGAGACTCGTCTCGCTAAGGTGGACAATTCCGATAGCGAGTACACATGCATGGTGATGTCTGCTGCGGGCCTTGAGCGGGTAGGCCTTGAGCATCGGATTAGCCAGTACCTGGGCTCTAAAGATGGGGGTATTCTCCACGCTGTCGGACAAGGTGCCCTGGGCTTGGAAATTCGCAAGGGAGACAGGAAGATGCAGGAATTGCTGGGTCAGTTGGCTGACCAGCGTTCCACTCTTGCTTGTCTCGCTGAGAGGTCTCTTATGAGGACCCTTGAGGGTGGGTGTAGTGCTCCCATTGGGGTGGAAACGGAGTGGATTTCTGCGGGTGCCTTGAGCATACATGCTATCGTTGTTAGTTTGGACGGTACTAAGAGTGTCGAGGACACTATTGTCTCGAATGTTAAAACTGTCGAGGAAGCAACGGCACTCGGGAAAGAACTCGCGGCTAGACTGGTCAAGGCTGGTGCTGGGGAGGTTTTGAACAATATCAATGCCAACCGACCTCCCAAGAACTGA
- a CDS encoding cytosolic Fe-S cluster assembly factor nbp35 (nucleotide binding protein Nbp35, putative), with amino-acid sequence MSPSLVAPEPEHCPGPESEQAGQGDACAGCPNQQICASTPKGPDPDIPIIRERLSQVRHKILVLSGKGGVGKSTFSSLLAHAFSANPDSMVGLMDTDITGPSIPKLMGVESETIHVSNAGWSPVWVTDNLGAMSVQFMLPNRDDAVIWRGPKKNGLIKQFLKDVDWGELDYLIIDTPPGTSDEHLSVNSLLKDSGVDGAVVVTTPQEVSLLDVRKEIDFCRKAGIRVLGLVENMSGFVCKNCNTESQIFRATTGGGKRLAKKMGIPFLGAVPLDPRIGMACDYGESFVDGFPDSPAAKAIKQVVRAVGQLVGEDPDTVLPDDTAE; translated from the exons ATGTCGCCGAGTCTAGTTGCTCCGGAGCCAG AGCACTGCCCTGGCCCTGAGTCGGAGCAGGCAGGTCAAGGTGATGCCTGCGCGGGATGCCCCAATCAACAGATCTGTGCCTCTACCCCGAAAGGTCCCGATCCCGATATCCCAATTATCCGAGAGAGACTCTCCCAGGTCCGACACAAAATCCTTGTACTATCCGGAAAAGGCGGGGTAGGCAAATCgaccttttcctctctcctcgCGCATGCGTTTTCAGCGAATCCTGACTCGATGGTTGGCTTGATGGACACTGATATCACTGGACCTTCAATACCAAAGCTCATGGGGGTGGAATCGGAGACAATTCACGTGAGCAACGCAGGCTGGAGTCCGGTGTGGGTGACAGACAACCTAGGCGCAATGAGCGTGCAGTTCATGCTACCCAATAGGGATGATGCAGTGATTTGGAGAGGGCCAAAGAAGAATGGTCTGATCAAACAGTTCCTGAAGGATGTGGACTGGGGTGAGCTGGACTATCTTATTATCGACACGCCACCGGGCACCTCGGATGAGCATCTATCCGTCAACTCTCTCCTGAAGGACTCCGGAGTCGACGGTGCTGTCGTTGTCACTACACCACAGGAGGTATCTCTATTAGATGTTAGGAAAGAGATCGACTTCTGCCGCAAGGCTGGTATTCGAGTTTTGGGGTTAGTTGAGAACATGAGTGGCTTTGTCTGTAAGAACTGCAACACCGAAAGCCAGATTTTCCGGGCCACGACGGGCGGTGGTAAGCGGTTAGCGAAGAAGATGGGCATCCCGTTCCTAGGGGCGGTTCCTCTCGACCCTAGGATCGGAATGGCCTGTGACTACGGCGAAAGCTTTGTAGATGGCTTCCCAGATAGCCCGGCGGCAAAGGCAATCAAACAGGTGGTGCGCGCGGTCGGACAGTTGGTTGGAGAAGACCCTGACACTGTGCTACCGGATGATACAGCAGAGTGA
- a CDS encoding glycosyltransferase family protein (unnamed protein product), with protein sequence MATPLSGTAIITGGNGSLGSSIAIAIAKAHPFVHLLLLARDIRSDSVKELRDKIRLIGPRSIEVARVDLTSFNSVVSFTENTVERVQNKEIPPVTLLVNCAAVASYVADQVTRDGFDPVYQTNCIAPFLLTIGLLEAFRAGDGTPNGGARVINVGCSSMSKGSLDYFDKHDFGNQQPGTPLSSKEGNARFGSSKLIMSAAMYALRRSLVLKGKIPLNIYTLDPGGLTGESHLTENAPRSVRMAHQTRSGLRPFLRVFSKSAMNNPSVPAKIITKVAFQRDTVEQWGRERYYILDNDYEAGSVLPVLRDPRKMEALLKKLMGQIEIGVKGMGSPQSRISRIN encoded by the exons ATGGCGACTCCGCTTTCTGGGACAGCGATTATCACGGGAGGAAATGGGTCGCTTGGATCTTCAAtagccatcgccatcgccaAAGCGCATCCTTTTGTGCATCTTTTACTACTGGCACGGGATATCCGCTCCGATAGCGTCAAAGAACTGAGAGACAAGATCCGGTTGATCGGACCCCGGTCGATTGAAGTAGCAAGAGTGGACCTGACAAGTTTCAACTCCGTCGTCAGCTTTACAGAGAATACAGTGGAAAGGGTCCAAAATAAAGAGATCCCTCCAGTGACACTGCTCGTTAACTGCGCTGCTGTTGCGTCCTACGTCGCCGACCAAGTAACACGAGATGGGTTTGATCCTGTCTACCAGACCAACTGTATTGCTCCGTTCCTCTTGACCATCGGTTTGCTGGAGGCGTTCCGTGCAGGCGATGGAACACCGAACGGCGGAGCGAGGGTGATCAATGTTGGTTGCTCATCCATGTCGAAAGGGTCTTTGGATTACTTCGACAAACATGACTTTGGAAATCAACAACCGGGGACACCATTGTCCTCGAAGGAAGGGAATGCCCGCTTTGGAAGTAGCAAACTAATCATGAGCGCGGCCATGTACGCCTTGCGCCGGAGTCTGGTACTC AAAGGCAAAATTCCCTTAAACATATATACACTGGATCCCGGTGGATTGACGGGAGAGAGCCATTTAACAGAGAACGCCCCTCGGTCGGTTCGAATGGCACACCAGACGCGGTCTGGACTCCGGCCATTCCTGCGAGTGTTCTCTAAAAGTGCCATGAATAACCCTAGTGTTCCAGCCAAGATAATCACGAAAGTCGCATTCCAGAGAGATACTGTGGAGCAATGGGGACGGGAGCGATATTATATCTTGGACAACGACTACGAGGCCGGATCCGTCCTTCCGGTGCTTCGAGACCCCCGAAAAATGGAGGCGTTGCTTAAGAAGCTGATGGGACAAATTGAGATTGGTGTCAAGGGCATGGGGTCTCCCCAGTCCAGGATATCACGCATCAATTAA
- a CDS encoding phosphatidylethanolamine N-methyltransferase yields MDRGLSTSTRIDDEGLRERNVASQSTSTLSPEALTATGDVELKDKTGKDCKTFGRTPDGTVFTVPQTHDMVSQLLSPSEPKNLSDVIVLAILGAHILLLWQLPTGAKVPVFAIIYLFWRAAYNAGIGWLLHNQSHHKTLVRWAEKTKVFVNPATGKNPHPNVYNFFKRELETKIPHDYSFDEAPIEYNTWLVFRRLVDLILMCDFVSYCLFAIACSHHPVNESVLMTVLRWSAGIVLVLFNLWVKLDAHRVVKDFAWYWGDFFYLIDQELTFDGVFEMAPHPMYSVGYAGYYGISLMAASYKVLFISIIAHAAQFAFLVLVENPHIDKTYNPPPSRKRSAEQETGSVSSRTADSPIAPTPIDEQIPHAPTFSSSPPQSVHELLGLHNLDLYRITDTSSVLIQFLVFALTVLTPSTPWYQFLFVANAAVWRLWFSIGVGYMLHRQSNHKAWTRHFVKYGETPQEAWNQWKGTYHLSMIMCYASFIAAVWKMYNFPADWGYGLVLLRHVLGAGLISLQIWTSVSIYESLGEFGWFYGDFFFDGSSKLTYNGIYRFLNNPERVLGLAGVWGAVLITSSGAITFLALLSHILSLAFIQFIERPHMQKLYGQSLRQDAGLVKSLKKSLPPTLRQLHGSVDKIFDESFEFIEEIIETARPKLANGVNTFVKDTTALFQSYPARVTISRIDEDLAGYDSRDYSLEVEGTDSSSLAEHDQSTGREGANARMPLDRRGDLKNLVFEYGAPIRVKWTAPLNHSKKDWIGLYKVTDNTSREVTRVSSQGRWIAVNEGAYDNLTCEKGIVKSDVVIKATQQQDGDKRDLATGEVIFSGDKLFWTQGVFEFRYHHNAKHNVMAISRPFEIRIGRYEEEDDHELTQASVEKSLLPVIRSCFDRDPEIAPEAVDEPFGSLVERDGKFAKRVVFAVHQMFGVEFAPGVVQADGTVRNLAWRVCNAKRVLAPYSMSRNGASTPTERKE; encoded by the exons ATGGATCGTGGACTTTCAACAAGCACCCGAATCGATGATGAGGGCCTTCGGGAGAGGAATGTGGCCTCTCAGTCTACCTCGACTCTTAGTCCCGAGGCCCTCACGGCCACTGGTGACGTAGAGCTCAAGGACAAGACTGGTAAGGACTGCAAGACATTTGGTCGGACACCTGATGGTACCG TATTCACGGTGCCGCAAACTCATGACATGGTCTCTCAACTCTTGTCCCCCTCGGAACCAAAGAATCTCTCTGACGTGATTGTTCTCGCAATCCTTGGTGCTCACATACTTCTTCTATGGCAGCTTCCCACTGGTGCGAAGGTGCCTGTTTTTGCCATCATCTACCTTTTCTGGCGTGCGGCCTACAACGCTGGAATTGGATGGCTTCTTCATAACCAATCTCACCACAAAACACTGGTCCGCTGGGCTGAGAAAACCAAGGTCTTTGTGAATCCCGCTACGGGCAAGAACCCCCATCCTAACGTGTACAACTTTTTTAAGCGGGAGCTGGAAACTAAGATTCCCCACGACTATTCATTCGATGAAGCCCCAATTGAGTATAACACATGGCTCGTTTTTAGACGGCTTGTGGATCTGATACTAATGTGCGACTTCGTGTCCTACTGTCTCTTTGCGATAGCTTGTAGTCACCACCCTGTCAACGAGAGCGTGTTGATGACTGTCCTGCGATGGTCCGCCGGTATCGTGTTGGTGCTGTTCAACCTTTGGGTCAAGCTCGACGCTCATCGGGTGGTAAAGGACTTTGCCTGGTACTGGGGCGATTTCTTTTATCTCATTGACCAGGAACTGACGTTCGACGGCGTCTTCGAGATGGCACCCCATCCAATGTATTCGGTTGGCTACGCTGGCTATTACGGTATCTCCCTGATGGCCGCGAGCTATAAAGtgcttttcatttctatAATCGCCCATGCGGCTCAATTCGCTTTCCTAGTGCTTGTCGAGAACCCACATATTGACAAGACGTACAATCCTCCACCGTCCCGCAAGCGTTCAGCAGAGCAGGAAACTGGATCTGTCTCAAGCCGCACTGCCGATTCTCCCATTGCGCCAACGCCGATTGATGAACAAATCCCCCACGCGCCAACCTTTTCAAGCAGCCCACCGCAGTCAGTCCATGAGCTATTAGGACTCCACAATCTGGACCTGTATCGGATAACGGATACTTCATCTGTTCTTATCCAGTTCCTCGTATTTGCTCTCACAGTGTTGACACCCTCTACACCTTGGTACCAATTTCTTTTCGTAGCTAACGCTGCTGTGTGGAGACTTTGGTTCTCGATCGGTGTGGGGTACATGCTCCATCGCCAGTCGAATCATAAGGCCTGGACCCGACACTTCGTTAAGTATGGTGAAACTCCTCAGGAGGCATGGAATCAGTGGAAAGGCACGTATCATTTGAGCATGATCATGTGTTACGCCAGTTTCATTGCTGCAGTATGGAAGATGTACAACTTTCCTGCTGATTGGGGGTACGGCCTGGTCTTGCTCCGCCATGTCTTGGGAGCAGGCCTCATTAGTTTACAAATTTGGACTTCGGTCAGCATCTATGAGTCTCTTGGTGAATTTGGCTGGTTCTACGGtgacttcttctttgatggcTCGTCTAAGTTGACGTATAATGGGATCTATCGTTTCTTGAACAACCCTGAGCGTGTACTGGGTCTGGCCGGCGTCTGGGGCGCGGTTCTTATCACCAGCAGCGGGGCCATAACTTTCCTGGCCCTTCTCAGTCACATTCTCAGCCTAGCTTTCATCCAATTTATCGAGCGTCCGCATATGCAGAAGCTGTATGGCCAGAGTCTGCGACAGGATGCGGGGCTTGTGAAAAGCCTGAAAAAGTCACTGCCACCTACTCTTAGACAGCTCCACGGCAGCGTGGATAAGATCTTCGACGAGTCATTCGAGTTTATCGAAGAGATTATCGAGACGGCACGACCGAAACTCGCTAATGGTGTCAACACATTCGTGAAGGATACCACTGCTCTCTTCCAGAGTTACCCCGCCCGTGTCACCATCTCACGCATTGACGAAGATCTAGCCGGATATGATTCGCGGGACTATTCCCTAGAAGTTGAAGGCACTGACTCATCCTCTTTGGCTGAACATGATCAAAGCACTGGTAGAGAGGGCGCTAACGCTCGCATGCCCCTTGATAGACGTGGTGACCTGAAAAACCTTGTGTTCGAATATGGTGCGCCGATTCGGGTCAAGTGGACTGCACCTCTGAATCATAGCAAGAAGGACTGGATTGGCTTGTACAAGGTCACCGATAATACATCCCGTGAAGTTACCCGGGTTTCGTCTCAAGGAAGGTGGATTGCCGTCAATGAAGGCGCCTACGATAACTTGACATGTGAAAAGGGAATTGTTAAAAGCGATGTTGTTATCAAGGCTACACAACAGCAGGATGGGGACAAGCGCGATCTTGCAACCGGCGAGGTTATATTCTCAGGTGACAAACTTTTCTGGACACAAGGCGTCTTCGAATTCCGCTATCATCATAATGCCAAACATAACGTCATGGCAATCTCCAGACCATTTGAGATTCGCATTGGTCGatatgaagaggaggatgaccaTGAACTTACACAAGCGTCCGTGGAGAAGAGCCTCTTACCCGTCATCCGCAGCTGCTTCGATCGGGATCCGGAGATCGCTCCAGAGGCCGTAGACGAGCCGTTCGGAAGTCTGGTGGAGCGCGACGGTAAATTCGCTAAGCGGGTTGTATTCGCCGTACACCAAAT GTTTGGTGTTGAATTCGCACCTGGAGTTGTTCAGGCCGATGGGACTGTCCGCAACCTCGCCTGGAGGGTGTGCAATGCGAAGAGGGTCCTG GCTCCTTACAGCATGTCAAGAAACGGCGCGTCCACCCCGACCGAGAGGAAAGAGTAA
- a CDS encoding putative cofactor for methionyl and glutamyl-tRNA synthetase has protein sequence MAINSAPESSLLSLIYRSYPTAVSPDATETDLLTVSPKIFPQTTFSAPEEADIKQWLGTISGLQAALTKDEKPVITTILGQLNGHLATRTTILGSKPSVADIAAYALLAPVVEKWSPEERTGEQGYHHIVRYIDFVQNSRLFALRIPEEEKIAIDVNDVRFVPKPVDAKEEKERKKKEKAAAQNAGAPAESKPLVVGKGKPEAPKEGAAPAAEGKPKKEKKEKKEKQPKAKPAPAPAAPPSPCAIDLRVGHILRAINHPNADSLYVSTIDCGDAPGTDNTSLDEATGKTVRTVCSGLNGLIPLEEMQGRKIVAVCNLKPVTMRGIKSAAMVLAASPRVAEGEDSHAGPVELVSPPADAPAGSRVYFEGWNDAEPEKVLNPKKKVWETYQPGFTTTDDLEVAFEASAVPAVQGQEGKPALGKLVTQGGVCTVKSLKGATVR, from the coding sequence ATGGCCATCAACTCCGCTCCAGAGTCCtccctcctttccctcatATACCGCTCTTACCCCACCGCTGTCTCTCCCGATGCCACAGAGACCGACCTCTTGACCGTCTCGCCCAAGATTTTCCCTCAGACCACCTTCTCCGCCCCGGAAGAAGCCGACATCAAGCAATGGCTGGGAACGATCTCGGGTCTCCAGGCTGCTCTtaccaaggatgagaagcccGTCATCACAACCATCCTCGGACAGCTGAATGGTCACTTGGCTACGCGGACCACCATTCTCGGGTCAAAGCCCTCCGTTGCTGATATCGCGGCGTACGCTCTCCTGGCCCCTGTAGTAGAGAAATGGAGCCCGGAGGAGCGCACTGGCGAGCAGGGCTACCACCACATTGTGCGTTACATTGATTTCGTGCAGAACAGCCGGTTGTTCGCACTTCGGATccccgaggaggaaaagattGCCATCGATGTGAATGATGTGCGCTTTGTGCCCAAGCCTGTGGACGctaaggaagagaaggagcgcaagaagaaggagaaggctgCTGCCCAGAACGCCGGCGCTCCGGCCGAGAGCAAGCCCCTCGTTGTTGGAAAGGGTAAGCCCGAGGCTCCTAAGGAGGGAGCAGCCCCCGCAGCTGAGGGCAAgcccaagaaggagaagaaggagaagaaggagaagcagCCTAAGGCTAAGCCTGCTCCCGCTCCCGCTGCTCCCCCGTCTCCATGCGCCATCGACCTCCGTGTCGGCCACATTCTTCGCGCTATCAACCACCCCAATGCCGACTCCCTCTACGTTTCGACTATTGACTGCGGTGATGCCCCCGGCACCGATAACACTTCTTTGGATGAGGCCACTGGCAAGACTGTTCGTACCGTGTGCTCGGGTCTGAACGGACTTATTCCCCTGGAGGAAATGCAGGGCCGTAAGATCGTCGCCGTCTGCAACCTTAAGCCTGTCACAATGCGTGGAATCAAGTCCGCAGCTATGGTTCTCGCAGCCTCTCCCCGTGTCGCGGAAGGTGAAGACTCCCATGCCGGTCCCGTTGAGCTCGTCTCTCCTCCTGCTGATGCCCCTGCCGGATCTCGGGTGTACTTCGAGGGCTGGAACGACGCCGAGCCCGAGAAGGTGCTCaaccccaagaagaaggtctgGGAGACCTACCAGCCCGGATTCACAACTACCGATGATCTCGAGGTTGCCTTCGAGGCTAGCGCTGTTCCTGCTGTGCAGGGCCAGGAAGGCAAGCCTGCCTTGGGCAAACTGGTTACCCAGGGAGGTGTTTGCACTGTCAAGAGCTTGAAGGGAGCTACCGTTCGGTAA
- a CDS encoding alcohol dehydrogenase, producing MRAVRFHGRGDIRIDQIDEPVCQNGQVKIRPSFVGICGSDLHEYLSGPSTVPETPHPITNATLPVTLGHEFSGTIEEVGADVTRVKVGDRVAVKPNLYDGTCARCVQGRVNCCRNLGFIGYSSNAGGLSDHVVVDEERARLLPEEIPLDIGALVEPLTVAWHAVTRSPVATARTALVVGGGPIGLAVVQVLQAHGVESIVVAEVSAQRRRFAATLGATDVLDPRAEDIEAKVRSLSGDAGADIAFECSGVQAGFDSALKGVRARGTVTVVSLWEEKPVIDAWELVGSEKHIIGSAIFDGDDFKAVIDAIASGRLKPQSMITSKIRMEEIVEKGFEALINERDKHVKILIDISA from the exons ATGCGAGCAGTTCGCTTCCACGGACGTGGCGACATCCGCATCGACCAGATCGACGAACCCGTCTGTCAAAATGGCCAAGTAAAG ATCCGACCTTCTTTCGTTGGAATTTGCGGAAGCG ATCTCCACGAATACCTCTCCGGCCCATCAACCGTGCCCGAAACCCCACACCCAATCACCAACGCCACTCTCCCCGTAACACTAGGCCACGAGTTCAGCGGCACAATCGAGGAAGTCGGGGCAGACGTCACGCGAGTGAAAGTCGGGGATCGCGTGGCTGTCAAGCCGAACCTGTATGACGGGACTTGTGCTCGCTGCGTACAAGGGAGGGTGAACTGTTGTCGGAATCTGGGGTTTATTGGGTATAGCA GTAATGCTGGGGGTCTATCGGATCATGTCGTGGTGGATGAGGAACGGGCAAGACTGTTACCGGAAGAGATCCCGCTTGATATCGGAG CCCTCGTCGAACCTCTCACCGTAGCCTGGCACGCCGTGACCCGCAGCCCCGTGGCAACAGCTCGCACCGCCCTCGTCGTCGGTGGAGGGCCCATCGGACTCGCCGTGGTACAGGTACTTCAAGCCCACGGCGTCGAATCCATAGTAGTAGCCGAGGTATCAGCGCAGCGACGACGATTCGCCGCAACCCTAGGCGCCACGGACGTGCTAGACCCTCGAGCAGAAGACATCGAGGCGAAAGTGCGCTCGCTGTCGGGCGATGCGGGTGCGGACATCGCCTTCGAATGCTCCGGGGTGCAGGCCGGATTTGATTCTGCACTGAAGGGAGTCCGAGCCCGGGGCACGGTGACGGTAGTGTCACTGTGGGAGGAGAAGCCGGTGATTGATGCGTGGGAGCTGGTTGGGTCGGAGAAGCATATCATCGGGTCGGCGATTTTCGATGGTGACGATTTTAAGGCTGTTATTGATGCCATCGCTTCAG GGAGACTTAAGCCCCAGTCTATGATCACGAGTAAGATCCGTATGGAGGAGATTGTAGAGAAGGGGTTCGAGGCATTGATTAATGAGCGGGACAAGCATGTCAAGATTTTAATCGATATATCCGCATGA